The Malus domestica chromosome 08, GDT2T_hap1 genomic interval caagacctatGGCGCAAGAGTTCGAACCCACGACCTCAGGTGCAAGGGTTCGAACTCAAGACCTCAGGTACAAAAGTTCGATCTCAAGATCTAGGGTACAAGATTTAAATCTAAAGACATCAGGTGCAAGAGTTTGAACTTAAGATATAGGGTGCAAGAGTATAATCCCAAGATATCAGGTGCATGAGATTGACGCCAAAAGTTTCGGTGAAAGCATATTTCCAAGACTACGAATGCAAAGTGATCTTAATCACTTAAATTACAAGCACCTTAGCATCCGAGCAAATGTGCAACCTAGTATAATTCCAATTCATTAACAAAAGCGAGGCAACTTCAATCTTCGGAAGATACTATGAAGCTAAAGACATGCTAGGATCAACCCAACTAGAAAAATAAAGGCCAAATGTAATTGTAACTGAGAGTCATTTCCATTCATATCAAAATGCAGCTGCGAACCGAGACAGTCTAAACAAAATTCAAGTGAAATTCAGTACTATCAAGATAACtaaacaaaattcaaaacgAAATCCAAACAGGTTTGAGTTCAGTGGGCTCTGAAAACTTATGAGGAAGCGGCAGCAGATCCCTTGCTCCTTGGAGCAGCCTGTGTACCTTCAAGGAAGCCGCTCTTGAACCTCCTCGGCACATTCCTCAGGTACCTCATCCGCCCAGTTCCGGTAGTCTTTCGGCGCAGCGCCTTCTCACTCCAGTTATCTGAAACAAccccaaataataaaaaattaaaagttgcACACTTAATTACATATAAttaattcaaaaaattaaaaataaaagttggGTTGGCTTACATTTTCTGAGACGGGCAGCAGGGTAGGCGCAGGCGGAGCAGCGGCTCTTCTGGAGGTGGAAGCTGCGGCGGCCGCACCGCACACAGAGAGTGTGGGTCTTGTTCCTCCTCTTTCCGAAACTTCCTGTTCCTTTGCCCTAATTCATATTCCCAAATTTACACCATTACAATCGTAATTATAAACTTAACTGTTATCGGAGCTAGAAattgagagagatgagagatcgagagagagtACCATTTCGTTGGTTGCAGAGAGAAACCCTAG includes:
- the LOC103421163 gene encoding large ribosomal subunit protein eL37x translates to MGKGTGSFGKRRNKTHTLCVRCGRRSFHLQKSRCSACAYPAARLRKYNWSEKALRRKTTGTGRMRYLRNVPRRFKSGFLEGTQAAPRSKGSAAASS